A stretch of DNA from Gimesia chilikensis:
AGATCGTAAGAGTCTGGCCAGCATTCTGGACGACGTCCGCGAAGACCTGAAAAAGGTTCGGTCTCAGCTGAGCAGTTCCGACAAGCAGTTGCTCGAAGAGCACGAAAGCTACGTCCGCCAGATGGAACAGGAACTCAAAGCCAGTGCAGAACAGAAACTGGCCGTCAAAGTTCCGGTGCAGGAAGTGGGTATCAAGAACGATAACGACCACATGCCGGTCACCAGTAAAATGCAGATCGACCTGATGGTCAACAGTCTGGCCAACGATATGGCACGCGTCGCTACGCTGCAGTATACGAATTCGGTCGGTCAGGCACGGATGAAGTGGCTGGGAATCGACGATGGTCACCACTCGCTCTCCCATAAACCAGACAGCGATGAAGATTCTCAGGAAAAGCTGACCAAGATCAACAAATGGTTCTGCGAACAGCTTGCTTACCTGGTTGAAAAACTCGACTCAACTCCCGAGCCCAATGGCGAAGGAACCCTGCTCGATAACACCACGGTCGTCTGGACCAACGAACTGGGTAAAGGGAACTCCCATACGCTGAACGATGTGCCGCTGGTACTCGTCGGTAAAGGACTTGATTTCAAAATGGGACGTTCATTACAGTTCAAGAACATTCCCCATAACCGTCTGCTGATGTCGCTGGCCCACGGCATGGGTCATCACATCGAGACCTTCGGTAAACCCGACTTCTGCGGCGACGGTATCATTTCTGAACTGACCTGATCACATCCGCAGAGCAATAATCAACAAACTCGAGTGAGCACCAGTCTCCCCAGGCTGGTGCTCACTTTTTTTAACTCAGTCTCGGTACAACCTGTTGTAAACCGGCCCCGATACTTTCATTCAACGTGATTGGTCTTTATGATTTGGCTTCAGGCAATTTGCTGACGACAATCAATGCACATGAAAGGATACACGCATGGACCACATCACCCGCCCCCAGGAACAAGACGAATACTACTTTGAGGAAGGGTGCTATATCCTGGAGATGTCTAGCCCGGATGTGGATCCTGAAGTCTCCCTGGCCCGTGCCCGCGTCGAGCCTGGCAAGCGAACCCGGTTCCATCGCCTCAAGGGGACCTTCGAGCGCTACATCATGCTCTCGGGTACCGGACTGGTCGAAGTGGGCGACTACGCCCCCACGGAAGTGTATCCTGGCGATGTCGTGCGGATCCCCCCTGACACTGATCAGAGAATCACCAATATTGGCAAAGACGATCTGGTATTTCTTGTCGTCTGTAATCCGCATTTCCTCCGCTCCTGCTACACAGACTCAGAAGATCTTCGCACTTCGGGGTCATAAAATCCTCATATTGCGTAAGGAGTTCCTCTGCAATTCCTTACATCAAGGTAAGATGTACTCAGATTGCATTTTCTTAACATAATTTACTTGTGCAGTCTCCCCCTTGCGATTTAAAATGCTATTCCACTGAGCATGCCTCTGCTTTCCCACCTTTTATTCCTTCCCAGTTATATTTCCAAAAGGTTACCAATGTTGAATTACCCGCCGCGTGTCACGCGCAAATCTGGTTTTACGCTCATCGAGCTGCTGGTTGTGATTGCGATTATCGCGATTCTGATCGCGCTGCTCCTGCCCGCCGTGCAACAGGCCCGCGAAGCTGCCCGCCGCAGTCAGTGCAAAAACAATCTGAAACAAATGGGTCTCGCGCTCCACAATTATCACGACGTCTATCTCAAGTTCCCCATCGGGTCCCGTGCCCCCAATGATGGCCCCCACAACTGGCGTTTCGCTCTGCTGCCTTACATGGACCAGGCGAATATTTACGAACTCGCCAAGAACAGCCCCACCAGCGACGTTGATTTCTGGGAAGGCGGAGGCGGCTCTTACAACGGCGACACACTGCTCTTCAAAGACAAAGTCATTACTCCCATTTACATGTGCCCTTCCAGTTCAGACCCGGCCATCAGCTATGCCAATGGCGAACCGCAGCAGGGTTCCCAATCGCATCAGTATGTCGGCATCATGGGTGCATACCCTGACCCCGCAGGTCGCACGAATGTCTCTTATGAAACTCAGTATAACAGTTTCGCCACGAACACGGGCTGTCTGCTGATCAACGAGTGCAAAGGCATGCGGGACGTGACCGATGGATCGTCGAACACGATCATCATTGCCGAACAGTCGCGGATCTCAGCCAGCAACCCGGTTCTGAAGCGTTCCGATTACACTTCAGGCTGGGCAGGCACCAGTTATGCCGGCACTGTCACTCAGTGGATTGCCAGCGGAGCCGGACAGCACCGTTTCGGTACCGGAGTGACGTCGGTCTTCCACAGTCCCAATCCGAAATCGACGGGTGCGGAAGCCAATGCCCAATGGGACTGGAACACCCCCCTGACCTCCTACCACACCGGCGGTGTGCATGTGCTGCTCTGCGACGGAGCAACCCGTTTCCTGAGCGACAACGCAGACCTGCTACTGATCCAGAAACTCTGTGTCCGCGATGACGGCCAGACCATCGGCGAGTGGTAAGCCACGACGTCTGGTTCTATTTTCTTTTCCCATAGATTTGAGTGACGTATGTGATACCAGTCACGTACGTCACATTTGATTCAGGATTTTCATAATGTATCGTCTATCACTTTTCAGTTGCCTGCTGGTCGCTGTGCTGCTGGCTCAGGGGTGTTCGGGAGATCCGAATGTCCGTCCCTCAGTGGAGATCTCAGGAACCGTGACCCTCGATGGAGCACCGTTGCAACAGGCAAGCATCCAGTTCACTTCTTCCAAATCCGGCGAAAGTGCGTACGCCAATCTGGATGAGAACGGAAATTATTCGGTCTCGTTTCCCCAGGCAGATGTCGGCTCTGCATACGAAGTCACCATCAGTCCGCCTGTCGTCGAAGAAGAAAACGCGATGGCTCTCGCAGAGAAGCCGCAGGAAAAATCGACCGTAAAGATTCCCGCGAAATACACGAAGCGCACCACCAGTGGACTGATCGCCCAGGTCAATGAACCGGGTGAGAATAAAGCCAACTTTGAGTTGAAGAGTAAGTAAGCAGCTTCAGACCAAAACCAGCCTGCAACAGCCATTAATGCACTGTTGCAGGCTGTTTTTTTTAACCTGCCATTTTAATTAAGAACTCTAAGTATCTCCATTTCGTTCTGTAAATCCAGCGGATATACTCGAAGTCTACGGTAATGAAACTTCAAACCCGCAGTTGGCTGTCATTACAAAGGATCCTCACATGAAACCGACTCTCGCCCCCCTCCTGCTCGCCTGCCTTGCTTTGCTGATCCCGGAACGTTCCTACGCGGAACTGCAGGTCGGCGCCACCATCATGGATGTCACCCCGGTGAAACTCCCCGTCCTCGTTAATGGCAGTATGAAGAGCCGCAGCGTCGATAAGGTTTACACCAAAGTCAATGCCCGGGCGATCGTCGTCGCCGATGGCGAAGACCGCCTGGCAATCGTCGTTGTTGACAGTTGCATGATGACGCGTCCCTTTCTGGATGAAGTCAAAAAACTGGCCGCACAGAAAACCAAGATCCCGGCCGACCATATGTTGATCTCCGCCACTCACGCACACTCGGTGCCTTCCAGCATGGGCTGCCTGGGAACCAGTGCCGATCCGGAATACACGCCTTTCCTCCGCGGTAAGCTGGTCGATGCCATCGTTGCAGCCGAAGCAAAACTGGAACCGGCTCAGATTGGCTGGGGTGTCGGGAACGCCGCCAAGTTCACCGCCCTGCGTCGCTGGATCAAGCGTCCCGATCGCATCAGCAACGACCCGTTCGGCAACCCGACCGTGCGGGCCACCATGCATGCAGGTCGGAACTGGGATGATGTCATCGGCGAATCCGGTCCCGAAGATCCTGATCTGTCCCTGATCTCGTTTCAGTCGAAAGACGGTCGCCCGATCGCGCTACTGGCGAACTTTTCGATGCACTACTTCGGTGCCCCTTCACTGAGCGCCGACTACTTTGGTCTCTACTGTAACGGCCTGCAGGAAGAAATCGGTAAGAAACTCCCCAAGGATGCTCCCGAGTTCGTAGCGATCATGTCGCACGGCTGCAGTGGTGACATTTACCGCCGCGACTATACCAAGCCGCAAGATCAGTGGTCATTCACCGATGATATCAACGAATATTCCAGCGAACTCGTTAAACTGACCATGGGAGTCTACAAAAACATTACGTATCGCAAAGACGCCGACGTTGAAATGGCTGAGAATCGGATGCAGTTGAACTACCGGGTTCCCGATAAACAGCTGCTCGAATGGTCTCAGCGGATTGTCGAGAAAATGGGCGATAAGCTGCCCGAAACGCAGGAAGAGATCTACGCTCGCGAACAGATCATGCTGCACGAAAGCCAGTCAACCGAGGTCGTCACGCAGGCCCTCCGCATTGGTGACATCGCGATCGCGACCACTCCCAATGAAACCTATGCCCTTTCCGGGCTGAAAGTCAAAGCACAAAGTCCGCTGCCACAGACCATGGTCATTGAACTGGCCAACGGGGGCGACGGTTACATTCCGCCTCCCGAACAACATCTGCTCGGCGGATACAATACCTGGGCCGCCCGTTCCGCAGGCCTCGAAGTCCTGGCCGAACCTCGTATCGTGGAATCGGATATTGAACTGCTCGAGAAAGTTTCCAATCAGCCCCGCCGCTTCTATGAACAGAGCCGTGGTCCTGCAGTGGAAACGATCCTGGGCTTCAAGCCGTCTGCCTATTGGCGACTGGACGAGTTCAATGGTCCCCGGGCCCGCGATCTCTCCGGCAATCAGCGGGACGGCATTTACGAACCGGCCATCGCTTACTTCCTCGAAGGAGCCCGTTCGAAATCGTTCTGCACGGGAACCGAAACCAACCGGGCCGTTCACTTCGCTGGCAACCGTCTGCAGACCCGCGTGAATGACCTGGGCGATCAGTTTACCGTCTCGCTCTGGATCTGGAACGGAATTCCCCTCGACGCCCGCGACATCAGCGGCTGGATGTTCTCACAGGGACCGAACCACGGACTGGCCGCCTATGGCGATCACCTCGGACTGGGAGGCAAACAGCATCCCGGCAAGCTGGTCTATATGAACGGTACGGACCGCAAACTGCACGCTGGTAAAACCGCCGTCGAACGCTGGACGTGGAATCACGTGGCTCTCGTTCGCGATGGTGACAAGTTGACTGTCTACCTGAATGGCAAACCGGAAATCGAACTCGAATCGAAACCGGGGGCATCAGGCGTGCTGCTGGAACAGCTGTTCTTCGGCGGACGGACGGATAATGACTCCAACTGGGAAGGCCGCCTGGATGAAATCGCGGTTTTCGATCGGGCCCTCAATGCAGGTGAAGTCAGTCAGCTGGCAAAATAAACCTGTCTGAAACGAGCTATCAGTTATCTTCGAAAGCCCGGTCGAACCTGCGATCGGGCTTTTCTATTGGGAATGATTCGTTTTTTATCGCGAATCGACGATCTGACGCGTATGAGAAGAGACAGACCGCTCGAATTACGGAATCTCCGCCCGATGGGGGGTTCCTGCATATTCACAGCCCGCGCGGGACTATATAATCAAAGGGAGTTCACGTCCTAATCGTCTGATGTAATTGACTTTATCACATTTCCGTTCCAGTGGCTCAACCCATGACTGAACCTGACCTGTCGACAACAGATCGGAGACTGCGCCGCCTGTTTCTGCTGATTGTCACCGCCAGTTTCGTACTGACGCCAATTGCTGCGCCGGATGTCTGGTGGCAGTTGAGCCGGGGTCAGACAGTGCTGGCCGAGCTGGCAGTTCCGGGGCCAATCCTGGCGGCAGGCAATCCGACAGCGGAAGCAGACTGGCTGGGCGGGTTCCCTTTCTTTATGAGCTGGCTGATCGCCGGCTTTTCGGGACTGATGCTACTCAAGTTCTACGGCACCTTTCTGTTACTCTATCTCCTCATGCGACGGTTTGAGCCTCAACTGCAGTGGGCCGCGTTTGCATTGGCACTGGTCACGTTGCTGGCCGCGAATACTGCCTGGCAACCGACGCCTCGCCTCTGGGACTGCTGGTTTCTTTTTCTGACCTGGATCGCCACGGTCCGCTGGAGCCAGTCCCCGACGAAACAGAATGCGGTCCTCGTGCTGATCTCCCTGGTAGTATGGGCCAATCTCGCGCCGCTCTGCCTGTTGGGAATCGCTGTGGTCGCGATCGTCCCCTGGTTGACCGGCATCCAGACCGAGCCCACCGTCACCCGCAAGCAGGCCGGTCTGCTCGTTGCATCATCCGTATTAGCACTGATGCTCACCCCGCGTGGCTGGTTTACGCTCTCCGATTCACTGACTCAACTCCTCCCCGGCCTGTTCTACGCCCGGGACCTGCTGGCCACAACGGTCTGGCAGCCGACGTTCGCACAGGGACTGACAGTCGAAACAGCCGGGCTGGGTATCCTGACTCTGGTCACCGTGTGTTACCTCATTTTTTACTCCACCGGCTGGCTGGAAAGTTTTGCATTCCTGATCTTCGCGGTTCCAGCCTGGCTGAATGCCGATGCAGTTCCCCCCTGTGCAATAGGTATTGCCCTGCTGCTGGGACGCAGCCTGGTGGCACATCCCTATCCAATTCAACTACTCAAAACCAAAGATCTGCTTTCACCCGCTCTGGGACGCCTGCTACTGGGACTGGGCCTGCTTCTGCTCAGTGGGAAAGCAGCAGCCGGGACGCTGCCCGGTCAGTCACAGCGACTGGGCTGGGGCCTCGCTCCCGAGCTGGATATCACGCTGTTAAACCAGGCGATCGGACCACTCGAATATGAGGGAACGGCCCACTGCATGGACATCACTTCTGCAGGCATGTTGTGCTGGATCAAGGCGGATCATAAAGTTCGCCCCTACCTCACTCACAGACAGGCGCTGAAACAGGGACGCTTATTCGAGGAACTCTCCCTGAACGCGGAACTTTCTGACGGCTGGATGTTGCAGAAGCCACGCATGAGTGGTGGCTGGGGTGGCTGGTGGGTCCGCCTCAAGGATCGGAACTGCCAGTTGCTGCTGGTTCCCAATGGTCAGGTCCGGACAATTCGTGCCTTGTTCGACAGTCGCTGGCAGCCAATGTCGGTCGACGCTGCAGTCATTCCTTATGGCTGGTCGGGCGAACAACTCAGTACGCCGCAGATCATCAAGCTACTCCCCGTCAAAGAGTTTCTGAATCGCCAGCAGTGGACCTATTCCCTGCCCGATCCGAGTGGCACGCCGGATTGCTCAGACTGGTGGGGCATGCTGACTGGTTCTCCCAATCTGGAACCGGCGCTGCTGCAGGCGCGAACGTTTCGTGCGATGCAGCTCTATACAGCCGCATTGCGTGTGCTGCATCCACTGTTGCAGCATTACGACTCGCCTGAAGTCAAACGGGAGTTCGAACTCTGCCAGAAGGAACTGGCTTATCAGGAACAGCTCGACACGGGTGCGCCCAGCCAGTTACGCCTGCAGGCCTATCAACAGACCAGCCCGACAGACGCATTCCCTCTTGCCCAGGCAGGCCCGGGATTCCAGGGCGACCACAGTCCACCCGCAGCGGTTTCAGAAACTCTCGCGCGGGCGATTAACGAATACATTCACGGCGACTGT
This window harbors:
- a CDS encoding DUF1552 domain-containing protein, coding for MRYQSRRQFLKKLGLSSAVLPLVSHLPSLGFAADAGIRKKRMIVMFSPNGIVPKTYWPDETGDKFELKEIMQPLKKYQDQMLVIKGVADRVRGDGDSHMRGMSCLLTGIELLPGNIQGGSHTPAGWASGLSIDQELKRFLQSNKETRTRFGSLEFGVNVPHRADPWTRMVYAGPNKPVAPIDDPYLMFEKIYGQMKDRKSLASILDDVREDLKKVRSQLSSSDKQLLEEHESYVRQMEQELKASAEQKLAVKVPVQEVGIKNDNDHMPVTSKMQIDLMVNSLANDMARVATLQYTNSVGQARMKWLGIDDGHHSLSHKPDSDEDSQEKLTKINKWFCEQLAYLVEKLDSTPEPNGEGTLLDNTTVVWTNELGKGNSHTLNDVPLVLVGKGLDFKMGRSLQFKNIPHNRLLMSLAHGMGHHIETFGKPDFCGDGIISELT
- a CDS encoding cupin domain-containing protein; amino-acid sequence: MDHITRPQEQDEYYFEEGCYILEMSSPDVDPEVSLARARVEPGKRTRFHRLKGTFERYIMLSGTGLVEVGDYAPTEVYPGDVVRIPPDTDQRITNIGKDDLVFLVVCNPHFLRSCYTDSEDLRTSGS
- a CDS encoding DUF1559 domain-containing protein, whose protein sequence is MLNYPPRVTRKSGFTLIELLVVIAIIAILIALLLPAVQQAREAARRSQCKNNLKQMGLALHNYHDVYLKFPIGSRAPNDGPHNWRFALLPYMDQANIYELAKNSPTSDVDFWEGGGGSYNGDTLLFKDKVITPIYMCPSSSDPAISYANGEPQQGSQSHQYVGIMGAYPDPAGRTNVSYETQYNSFATNTGCLLINECKGMRDVTDGSSNTIIIAEQSRISASNPVLKRSDYTSGWAGTSYAGTVTQWIASGAGQHRFGTGVTSVFHSPNPKSTGAEANAQWDWNTPLTSYHTGGVHVLLCDGATRFLSDNADLLLIQKLCVRDDGQTIGEW
- a CDS encoding carboxypeptidase-like regulatory domain-containing protein, coding for MYRLSLFSCLLVAVLLAQGCSGDPNVRPSVEISGTVTLDGAPLQQASIQFTSSKSGESAYANLDENGNYSVSFPQADVGSAYEVTISPPVVEEENAMALAEKPQEKSTVKIPAKYTKRTTSGLIAQVNEPGENKANFELKSK
- a CDS encoding LamG-like jellyroll fold domain-containing protein: MKPTLAPLLLACLALLIPERSYAELQVGATIMDVTPVKLPVLVNGSMKSRSVDKVYTKVNARAIVVADGEDRLAIVVVDSCMMTRPFLDEVKKLAAQKTKIPADHMLISATHAHSVPSSMGCLGTSADPEYTPFLRGKLVDAIVAAEAKLEPAQIGWGVGNAAKFTALRRWIKRPDRISNDPFGNPTVRATMHAGRNWDDVIGESGPEDPDLSLISFQSKDGRPIALLANFSMHYFGAPSLSADYFGLYCNGLQEEIGKKLPKDAPEFVAIMSHGCSGDIYRRDYTKPQDQWSFTDDINEYSSELVKLTMGVYKNITYRKDADVEMAENRMQLNYRVPDKQLLEWSQRIVEKMGDKLPETQEEIYAREQIMLHESQSTEVVTQALRIGDIAIATTPNETYALSGLKVKAQSPLPQTMVIELANGGDGYIPPPEQHLLGGYNTWAARSAGLEVLAEPRIVESDIELLEKVSNQPRRFYEQSRGPAVETILGFKPSAYWRLDEFNGPRARDLSGNQRDGIYEPAIAYFLEGARSKSFCTGTETNRAVHFAGNRLQTRVNDLGDQFTVSLWIWNGIPLDARDISGWMFSQGPNHGLAAYGDHLGLGGKQHPGKLVYMNGTDRKLHAGKTAVERWTWNHVALVRDGDKLTVYLNGKPEIELESKPGASGVLLEQLFFGGRTDNDSNWEGRLDEIAVFDRALNAGEVSQLAK
- a CDS encoding tetratricopeptide repeat protein, whose translation is MTEPDLSTTDRRLRRLFLLIVTASFVLTPIAAPDVWWQLSRGQTVLAELAVPGPILAAGNPTAEADWLGGFPFFMSWLIAGFSGLMLLKFYGTFLLLYLLMRRFEPQLQWAAFALALVTLLAANTAWQPTPRLWDCWFLFLTWIATVRWSQSPTKQNAVLVLISLVVWANLAPLCLLGIAVVAIVPWLTGIQTEPTVTRKQAGLLVASSVLALMLTPRGWFTLSDSLTQLLPGLFYARDLLATTVWQPTFAQGLTVETAGLGILTLVTVCYLIFYSTGWLESFAFLIFAVPAWLNADAVPPCAIGIALLLGRSLVAHPYPIQLLKTKDLLSPALGRLLLGLGLLLLSGKAAAGTLPGQSQRLGWGLAPELDITLLNQAIGPLEYEGTAHCMDITSAGMLCWIKADHKVRPYLTHRQALKQGRLFEELSLNAELSDGWMLQKPRMSGGWGGWWVRLKDRNCQLLLVPNGQVRTIRALFDSRWQPMSVDAAVIPYGWSGEQLSTPQIIKLLPVKEFLNRQQWTYSLPDPSGTPDCSDWWGMLTGSPNLEPALLQARTFRAMQLYTAALRVLHPLLQHYDSPEVKREFELCQKELAYQEQLDTGAPSQLRLQAYQQTSPTDAFPLAQAGPGFQGDHSPPAAVSETLARAINEYIHGDCSEAIAALTADDSESLYAKAQIQLESGDPANAASTFRQLIEQHPQDRLVVPSQNMLDALQ